Proteins from one Oscillatoria nigro-viridis PCC 7112 genomic window:
- a CDS encoding MoaD/ThiS family protein, with protein sequence MSNSSITITVKLFAAFGEAYGVSELTLELPPETPVSQVLESSIAQYPQLEQWRDRTRFGLNLEFVSPDTILQDGDEVVLIPPVSGG encoded by the coding sequence ATGTCTAACTCTTCGATTACCATCACCGTTAAACTGTTCGCCGCCTTCGGTGAAGCCTACGGCGTTTCGGAACTTACATTAGAACTTCCTCCCGAAACCCCAGTGTCTCAAGTGCTCGAAAGCTCGATCGCCCAATATCCTCAATTAGAACAATGGCGCGATCGCACCCGCTTCGGGCTCAACCTGGAATTCGTCTCCCCCGACACCATCCTCCAAGACGGGGACGAAGTTGTCCTCATCCCCCCCGTCAGCGGCGGCTAG